One Nostoc punctiforme PCC 73102 DNA window includes the following coding sequences:
- the psbD gene encoding photosystem II D2 protein (photosystem q(a) protein), with the protein MTIAVGRAPSRGWFDVLDDWLKRDRFVFVGWSGILLFPCAFLALGGWLTGTTFVTSWYTHGLASSYLEGANFLTVAVSTPADSMGHSLLLLWGPEAQGDLTRWFQLGGLWPFVALHGAFGLIGFMLRQFEIARLVGIRPYNALAFSAPIAVFVSVFLMYPLGQSSWFFAPSFGVAAIFRFLLFLQGFHNWTLNPFHMMGVAGVLGGALLCAIHGATVENTLFEDGDGANTFRAFNPTQSEETYSMVTANRFWSQIFGIAFSNKRWLHFFMLFVPVTGLWMSAVGIVGLALNLRAYDFVSQELRAAEDPEFETFYTKNILLNEGIRAWMAPQDQPHEQFVFPEEVLPRGNAL; encoded by the coding sequence ATGACCATCGCAGTTGGACGTGCGCCCAGTAGAGGGTGGTTTGACGTTCTAGACGACTGGCTCAAGCGCGATCGCTTCGTATTCGTAGGTTGGTCAGGGATACTGTTGTTCCCCTGCGCCTTCCTAGCACTAGGCGGTTGGCTGACCGGCACCACCTTCGTCACCTCTTGGTATACCCACGGATTAGCCTCCTCCTACCTAGAAGGTGCTAACTTCCTAACAGTGGCAGTATCCACCCCCGCCGACAGCATGGGACATTCCCTATTGCTGTTGTGGGGACCAGAAGCCCAAGGCGACCTCACCCGTTGGTTCCAACTGGGTGGCTTGTGGCCATTCGTTGCCCTACACGGAGCCTTTGGTTTGATTGGCTTTATGTTGCGGCAATTTGAAATTGCGCGTCTAGTAGGAATCCGTCCTTATAACGCCCTCGCCTTCTCAGCTCCCATTGCAGTATTCGTCAGCGTATTTCTGATGTACCCCTTGGGACAATCAAGCTGGTTCTTTGCACCCAGCTTTGGGGTGGCTGCAATTTTCCGGTTCCTGCTATTCCTGCAAGGCTTCCACAACTGGACACTCAACCCCTTCCACATGATGGGTGTTGCTGGTGTATTGGGTGGTGCATTATTATGCGCCATTCACGGTGCCACAGTTGAAAATACCTTATTTGAAGACGGTGATGGAGCTAACACCTTCCGCGCCTTCAATCCAACCCAGTCTGAAGAAACCTATTCAATGGTGACAGCAAACCGTTTCTGGTCACAGATTTTCGGGATTGCTTTCTCAAACAAACGCTGGTTGCACTTCTTTATGTTGTTCGTGCCAGTCACAGGTTTGTGGATGAGTGCCGTCGGCATCGTCGGTTTAGCACTCAACCTGCGAGCTTATGATTTCGTCTCCCAAGAATTACGGGCGGCGGAAGACCCTGAGTTTGAAACCTTCTATACCAAAAACATTTTGCTGAACGAGGGTATCCGCGCTTGGATGGCTCCTCAAGATCAACCCCACGAACAATTTGTATTCCCTGAGGAGGTATTACCACGTGGTAACGCTCTCTAA
- a CDS encoding PCP reductase family protein encodes MSDSNFIDALRWTPEAKEKLQNIPFFVRSQAKARIEQLAREAGQEIVTGDLVEQARLEFGQ; translated from the coding sequence ATGAGCGACTCTAATTTTATTGATGCTTTGCGGTGGACACCAGAAGCTAAAGAAAAGTTACAAAATATTCCCTTTTTTGTCCGCTCTCAAGCTAAAGCCAGAATTGAACAGCTAGCTCGTGAAGCAGGTCAAGAGATTGTTACAGGTGATTTGGTAGAACAGGCTAGGCTTGAGTTTGGCCAATAA
- the psbC gene encoding photosystem II reaction center protein CP43 → MVTLSNRPNILGGTGRDQESTGFAWWSGNARLINLSGKLLGAHVAHAGLIVFWAGAMTLFEVAHFVPEKPMYEQGLILLPHLATQGWGVGAGGEVIDTFPYFVVGVLHLISSAVLGFGGIYHAVRGPETLEEYSSFFGYDWKDKNKMTNIIGFHLIILGFGALLLVAKAMFFGGLYDTWAPGGGDVRIITNPTLNPAVIFGYVIKSPFGGEGWIVSVDNLEDVVGGHIWIAFICIAGGIFHILTKPFAWSRRASIWSGEAYLSYSLGALSLMGFIASIFVWFNNTVYPSEFFGPTGPEASQAQALTFLIRDQRLGANVGSAQGPTGLGKYLMRSPTGEIIFGGETMRFWDFRGPWLEPLRGPNGLDLEKIKNDIQPWQARRAAEYMTHAPLGSLNSVGGVATEINSFNYVSPRAWLATSHFVLGFFFLVGHLWHAGRARAAAGGFEKGINRDTEPVMFMDDLD, encoded by the coding sequence GTGGTAACGCTCTCTAATAGACCAAATATATTAGGCGGCACTGGACGCGACCAAGAATCTACTGGCTTTGCCTGGTGGTCTGGTAATGCGCGTTTAATCAATCTATCTGGCAAACTTCTGGGCGCTCACGTTGCCCATGCTGGCTTGATTGTATTCTGGGCAGGAGCGATGACTTTGTTTGAAGTCGCTCACTTTGTTCCTGAAAAACCCATGTACGAACAGGGCTTGATCCTGTTACCTCACCTCGCTACACAGGGTTGGGGCGTTGGTGCTGGTGGTGAAGTCATCGACACCTTCCCCTACTTTGTTGTCGGTGTACTCCACCTAATTTCCTCAGCCGTTCTTGGCTTTGGCGGTATTTATCATGCCGTTCGTGGTCCAGAAACCTTAGAAGAATACTCTTCTTTCTTTGGTTACGACTGGAAAGACAAGAACAAGATGACCAACATCATCGGATTCCATCTGATTATTTTGGGATTCGGTGCGCTGCTATTGGTAGCAAAAGCAATGTTCTTCGGTGGGTTGTATGACACCTGGGCACCAGGCGGTGGTGACGTTCGGATTATTACCAATCCCACATTGAACCCAGCAGTTATCTTCGGTTATGTAATCAAGTCTCCCTTCGGTGGTGAAGGCTGGATTGTCAGCGTTGATAACTTAGAAGATGTGGTCGGTGGTCACATCTGGATTGCCTTCATCTGTATTGCTGGTGGTATTTTCCACATTCTTACCAAGCCTTTTGCTTGGTCACGTCGTGCATCCATCTGGTCTGGTGAGGCTTACCTCTCCTACAGCTTGGGCGCTCTGTCGTTGATGGGCTTTATTGCCTCGATCTTTGTTTGGTTCAACAACACCGTTTATCCTAGCGAATTCTTTGGCCCTACCGGTCCAGAAGCGTCTCAAGCTCAAGCTTTGACCTTCTTGATTCGTGACCAACGCTTGGGTGCTAACGTTGGTTCTGCCCAAGGCCCCACAGGTCTAGGTAAATACCTGATGCGCTCTCCAACTGGTGAAATCATCTTCGGTGGTGAAACCATGCGCTTCTGGGATTTCCGTGGTCCTTGGTTGGAGCCTCTACGTGGCCCCAATGGTCTTGACTTGGAAAAAATCAAGAACGATATTCAGCCTTGGCAAGCTCGTCGCGCTGCTGAATACATGACCCACGCTCCTCTGGGTTCTCTGAACTCCGTGGGTGGTGTGGCTACCGAAATTAACTCGTTCAACTACGTATCTCCTCGCGCTTGGTTGGCAACTTCTCACTTCGTACTAGGATTCTTCTTCCTAGTTGGTCACTTGTGGCACGCTGGTCGCGCACGGGCTGCGGCTGGTGGTTTTGAGAAAGGAATTAACCGTGATACTGAGCCAGTGATGTTCATGGACGACCTAGATTAG